From a single Mucilaginibacter terrenus genomic region:
- a CDS encoding acyl-CoA carboxylase subunit beta, producing MNKKLEILEQKRQKALEGGGNARIESQHKKGKLTARERLHFLLDEGSFQEIGMLVSHRSTYFGMEKEQYPGDGVVTGYGTISGRTVYVFSQDFTVFGGSLSETHAEKICRIMDLAIQNGAPLIGLNDSGGARIQEGVVSLGGYADIFYRNTMASGVVPQISAIMGPCAGGAVYSPAITDFILMVEHTSYMFVTGPNVVKTVTHEVVTSEELGGAHTHATKSGVTHFACANEIETIKHIKQLLSYMPQNCEDRAPSLPYQPQSEVRASLTNILPENVSQPYDIREIINEVIDAGSFMEVHKDFAENIVVGFARLAGRSIGIVANQPAFLAGVLDINSSTKGARFVRFCDSFNIPLLVFEDVPGFLPGTDQEWNAIITNGAKLLYAFCEATVPRITVITRKAYGGAYDVMNSKHIGADMNYAWPSAEIAVMGAKGAAEIIFKREITSAEDPEAKWREKEQQYAEIFANPYRAAERGFIDEVIAPADTRIKLIHAFKMLENKVVNNPRKKHGNIPL from the coding sequence GTGAACAAAAAACTAGAAATACTTGAACAGAAGCGCCAAAAAGCGCTGGAGGGCGGCGGCAACGCCCGTATAGAAAGTCAGCATAAAAAAGGAAAATTAACCGCCCGCGAACGGCTCCATTTTCTGCTGGATGAAGGATCGTTTCAGGAAATAGGCATGCTGGTGTCGCACCGCTCTACTTATTTCGGGATGGAAAAAGAGCAATATCCCGGCGATGGTGTAGTAACAGGCTATGGTACAATTAGCGGCCGCACCGTTTACGTGTTCTCTCAGGATTTCACCGTATTTGGTGGATCATTGTCAGAAACCCATGCTGAAAAGATATGCCGTATAATGGACCTTGCTATTCAAAACGGGGCTCCCCTTATAGGTTTAAATGACTCCGGAGGAGCGCGTATACAAGAGGGTGTGGTATCGCTCGGCGGTTATGCGGATATATTCTATCGCAACACAATGGCCAGCGGCGTAGTGCCACAAATCTCAGCCATTATGGGCCCATGCGCAGGAGGTGCAGTGTACTCTCCTGCTATAACCGACTTTATATTAATGGTAGAGCATACCAGCTATATGTTTGTCACCGGCCCTAACGTGGTTAAAACCGTTACGCATGAAGTAGTAACTTCCGAAGAACTTGGTGGCGCACATACTCATGCTACTAAAAGCGGGGTAACGCATTTTGCCTGCGCTAACGAAATAGAGACCATAAAGCACATAAAACAGTTACTAAGCTACATGCCTCAAAATTGTGAGGACCGGGCACCTTCCCTGCCCTACCAACCGCAAAGTGAAGTTCGTGCATCACTTACTAACATATTGCCGGAGAATGTTTCGCAGCCGTACGATATCCGCGAGATTATCAATGAGGTAATAGATGCGGGATCATTCATGGAAGTACATAAAGACTTTGCTGAGAACATTGTGGTGGGCTTTGCTCGCCTTGCCGGTCGTAGTATAGGTATAGTCGCTAATCAGCCGGCATTTTTAGCTGGCGTGCTGGATATTAACTCATCCACAAAGGGTGCGCGTTTTGTACGTTTCTGCGATAGTTTCAATATCCCTCTGCTTGTTTTTGAAGATGTACCGGGATTTTTGCCGGGAACTGATCAGGAATGGAACGCTATTATTACCAATGGTGCCAAACTGCTTTATGCCTTCTGCGAGGCTACCGTGCCACGTATAACGGTAATTACCCGCAAAGCATACGGCGGTGCTTACGATGTAATGAACTCCAAACACATTGGTGCCGACATGAATTACGCCTGGCCAAGTGCAGAGATAGCTGTTATGGGTGCCAAAGGGGCAGCCGAGATCATATTTAAACGCGAGATAACATCGGCAGAAGACCCGGAAGCAAAATGGCGTGAAAAGGAACAGCAGTATGCCGAAATATTTGCCAACCCTTACCGTGCAGCCGAACGCGGCTTTATTGACGAAGTAATTGCCCCCGCAGATACACGCATAAAACTAATTCATGCGTTTAAGATGCTTGAAAATAAAGTGGTGAATAATCCCAGGAAAAAGCATGGGAATATTCCGTTGTGA
- a CDS encoding GNAT family N-acetyltransferase: MLSIEQITPHLTWQLRRDVLYPGEYKHDMEMEEDNHGYHFGAFTDNKLVAVVSLFKHAGDWQLRKFAVSAEMQKSGVGTQLLKYITDFVVQEHGTKLWCNARLSATGFYEHFGFTQTGAVFNKKGIDYIVMEKMLS; encoded by the coding sequence ATGTTATCTATTGAACAAATAACTCCACACCTCACCTGGCAATTGCGCCGGGATGTGCTTTACCCGGGGGAGTACAAGCATGACATGGAGATGGAGGAGGATAACCACGGATACCACTTCGGTGCCTTTACAGATAATAAGCTGGTGGCTGTGGTATCATTGTTTAAACATGCCGGGGATTGGCAGTTACGCAAATTTGCGGTAAGTGCCGAGATGCAGAAGAGCGGCGTAGGCACACAATTATTAAAATATATTACGGATTTTGTGGTGCAGGAACACGGTACCAAGCTATGGTGCAATGCCCGCTTGTCGGCCACAGGGTTTTATGAACACTTTGGGTTTACTCAGACCGGAGCTGTATTTAATAAGAAGGGTATAGACTACATTGTAATGGAGAAGATGCTCTCCTAA
- a CDS encoding M42 family metallopeptidase encodes MAKKKTEVAQKPAIVTENSLAFFERYINNPSPTGFEWKGQQMWLDYIKPYIDDYYVDNYGTAVGVINPTAEYKVVIEAHADEISWFVNYITNDGLIYVIRNGGSDHQIAPSKRVNIYTETGVVKAVFGWPAIHTRLGGEKEEAPTLKNIFLDCGCTSKEEVEKLGIHVGCVITYEDEFMVLNDRYYVGRALDNRAGGFMIAEVARLLKENNIKLPFGLYVVNAVQEEIGLRGAEMIAHRIKPNVAIVTDVTHDTNTPMINKITQGDLSCGKGPVISYAPAVQNNLNKLLIESAQKAGIPFQRQASSRSTGTDTDAFAYSNDGVPSALISLPLRYMHTTVEMIHKEDVDNVIRLIYESLLSIQAGQDFRYIK; translated from the coding sequence ATGGCTAAAAAGAAAACTGAAGTTGCGCAGAAACCTGCGATTGTTACAGAGAACTCTCTCGCGTTTTTCGAAAGATATATCAATAACCCTTCGCCTACCGGCTTTGAATGGAAGGGCCAGCAAATGTGGCTGGATTATATAAAACCTTATATAGATGATTATTATGTAGATAACTACGGCACTGCTGTAGGCGTGATAAACCCTACTGCCGAGTACAAGGTAGTGATAGAGGCACATGCCGATGAGATATCATGGTTTGTAAACTATATCACTAATGACGGCCTGATCTATGTTATCCGCAATGGAGGATCTGACCATCAGATCGCACCGTCAAAACGTGTTAATATATACACTGAGACCGGCGTTGTAAAAGCCGTTTTTGGATGGCCGGCAATTCACACCCGTTTGGGCGGTGAAAAAGAGGAAGCTCCGACACTGAAAAATATTTTCCTGGATTGCGGCTGCACCAGTAAAGAAGAGGTAGAAAAGCTTGGCATTCACGTAGGTTGTGTAATTACTTACGAGGACGAGTTTATGGTCCTGAACGATCGTTATTACGTTGGCCGTGCGCTGGATAACCGCGCAGGAGGTTTCATGATAGCCGAGGTGGCACGCTTACTTAAAGAGAACAACATCAAGTTACCGTTTGGATTGTACGTTGTTAATGCTGTACAAGAGGAAATTGGTCTTCGTGGTGCCGAAATGATTGCGCACCGCATAAAGCCAAACGTGGCGATAGTAACCGACGTTACGCATGACACCAATACGCCGATGATCAACAAGATCACTCAGGGTGACCTCAGCTGCGGTAAAGGCCCGGTAATTTCTTATGCACCTGCAGTACAGAACAACCTGAACAAGCTCCTGATTGAGTCGGCGCAAAAAGCTGGTATTCCGTTCCAGCGCCAGGCATCATCACGCAGCACCGGTACAGATACTGATGCATTTGCTTACTCAAACGACGGCGTGCCATCGGCATTGATATCATTGCCGCTGCGTTACATGCACACCACTGTAGAAATGATCCACAAAGAAGATGTGGATAATGTGATACGATTGATCTATGAGTCACTGCTATCGATACAGGCAGGACAAGATTTCAGATATATAAAATAA
- a CDS encoding nucleotidyltransferase family protein: MKPTLLILAAGMASRYGSMKQVDGFGPNGETIIDYSIYDAIKAGFGKISFIIREEFLDNFKGIFEPKLAGKVETDYVFQSYDLTQFGITEEIERAKPWGTAHAVLAARNQVNEPFCVINADDFYGFEAFQKMAEFLTTEAADDKYSLIGYQVDRTLSDHGSVSRGVCQVEDGNMVAINERLNVYFKEDRSVVYEEGGQEFPLSSDTRVSMNFWGFTPAVFKQSEPMFKAFVEKNKSNPKAEFFIPLVADELIKSGTASFKVIPTGAKWFGVTYKEDKPIVQKNISELVANGTYPANLWA, translated from the coding sequence ATGAAACCAACATTATTAATCCTGGCCGCAGGTATGGCCAGCCGTTATGGCAGCATGAAGCAGGTTGACGGCTTCGGTCCAAATGGCGAAACCATTATTGATTATTCTATTTACGATGCTATAAAAGCAGGTTTTGGAAAAATATCTTTCATCATCCGCGAAGAATTTCTTGATAACTTTAAAGGCATATTCGAGCCAAAGCTTGCTGGTAAAGTTGAAACTGATTACGTTTTCCAAAGTTACGACCTTACCCAGTTTGGCATTACCGAAGAAATTGAACGCGCTAAACCATGGGGAACCGCTCATGCCGTATTAGCTGCGCGCAACCAGGTAAATGAGCCTTTCTGCGTAATTAACGCCGACGACTTCTACGGCTTTGAAGCTTTCCAAAAGATGGCGGAGTTCCTGACCACTGAAGCTGCTGATGACAAGTACTCACTTATCGGCTACCAGGTAGACCGTACCCTTAGCGACCACGGATCAGTATCGCGCGGCGTGTGCCAGGTAGAAGATGGCAACATGGTAGCAATAAATGAACGCCTCAATGTTTATTTCAAAGAAGACAGATCAGTAGTTTACGAAGAAGGCGGGCAGGAATTCCCGTTGTCAAGTGATACCCGTGTATCAATGAACTTCTGGGGTTTTACACCTGCGGTTTTCAAACAAAGCGAGCCAATGTTCAAAGCGTTTGTAGAAAAGAACAAGAGCAATCCTAAAGCGGAATTCTTTATCCCGCTGGTGGCTGATGAACTGATCAAATCCGGTACAGCATCTTTCAAGGTTATCCCTACAGGTGCTAAATGGTTTGGCGTAACTTATAAAGAAGATAAGCCTATCGTTCAAAAAAATATTTCTGAACTTGTAGCTAACGGTACTTACCCTGCTAATTTGTGGGCGTAA
- a CDS encoding M16 family metallopeptidase, with the protein MKIKLTLILLLVSAYSARLAAQTQYAWKTATSGGYTYKYVTGDPTHSRFYTLKNGLTVILSPTNKQPRIQAYIAVKAGSKTDPADHTGLAHYLEHMMFKGTDKFGSLNWAKEKPLLDKIDDLYEQYNSTTDEAKRKEIYKEIDKTSGEAAKFAIANEYDKMMAAMGGQGSNAFTSFEQTVYTEDIPSSAVDKFLTLQAERFRQPVLRIFHTELEAVYEEKNRGLDNDGRKAQEAMFEALFPNNNYGKQTTIGTIQHLKNPSLKAIRKYYYDYYVPNNMGVILAGDFNPDVMIKKVAEHFGYMKPKTVPAYTFAPEAPITSPVQREVFGPNPENLTIAYRFPGASTRDARMLSLVGSILTNGKAGLFDLDLTKKQKLLSASAFPYILKDYSALMLRGNPVKGQSLDDVKALMLAEIDKLKKGQFSDDLVQSIVNNQKKGIIEQNESYGQRAGNLMNDFTSGIDWRVDVAGISELSKVTKAQVVAFANKYLNDNNYVIVYKRQGEDKNVVKVEKPPITPVEVNAGEQSAFVKTINALPSNPIKPLFLDYDKDIQRAKAGPVDLLSVQNKDNSIFRLYYRFDMGSWNNKLLPYAASYLQFLGTDKMSSEDISKAFYKLASTFNISTSNEYTTVNIGGLQENFNATVTLFENLLANCKADEQALASYKARLKKSRENAKLNKSAIMQGLVNYAQYGINNPFNNVLTDEELDNIKAQDLVDILHSLANYKHIALYYGPQTAVQTGAALAKLHKVPATFTAYPVAKKFTRVKPAENQVLFANYDMVQAEINWIRNEELYDAEKTATADLLNNYFGGGISSIVFQNIRESKALAYSTYAYYSQASKMGQNDTFVAYVGTQADKMNDAIKAMNELLNNMPESEKGLLAARDNVRKSIETERVTQDDILFNYLDAKQKGLNYDIRKNTFAASSKLSLADVKAFHDTELKDKPYTYCIVASEKRVSEEDLKKYGSVSKPDLKTIFGY; encoded by the coding sequence ATGAAAATCAAACTAACCCTTATCCTTTTGCTTGTCAGCGCCTACTCGGCCCGGCTGGCAGCACAAACCCAATACGCCTGGAAAACGGCTACTTCCGGCGGGTACACTTACAAGTACGTAACGGGCGACCCAACTCACTCCCGATTTTACACGCTTAAGAACGGGCTTACCGTTATCCTGAGCCCTACTAACAAGCAACCGCGTATACAGGCCTACATTGCCGTAAAAGCAGGCAGCAAGACAGATCCTGCCGACCATACCGGCCTTGCACATTATCTGGAACACATGATGTTTAAAGGGACCGACAAATTCGGCTCCCTTAACTGGGCTAAAGAAAAACCCTTGCTGGATAAAATAGACGACTTGTATGAACAATATAATTCTACTACAGACGAGGCTAAACGTAAAGAGATATACAAAGAGATAGACAAAACCTCTGGGGAGGCTGCGAAATTTGCTATTGCCAACGAATATGATAAAATGATGGCTGCTATGGGCGGACAGGGCAGTAACGCGTTCACATCTTTTGAGCAAACCGTTTACACCGAAGATATACCAAGTTCTGCAGTAGATAAGTTCCTGACGCTGCAGGCAGAAAGGTTCCGCCAGCCTGTACTACGCATTTTCCACACAGAACTGGAAGCCGTGTACGAGGAGAAAAACCGCGGATTGGATAATGACGGCCGCAAAGCGCAGGAAGCGATGTTCGAAGCATTGTTCCCTAACAACAACTATGGTAAGCAAACTACCATTGGTACTATTCAGCACCTGAAGAACCCATCACTTAAAGCCATCCGCAAGTATTATTACGATTACTACGTCCCCAACAACATGGGCGTGATCCTGGCCGGCGACTTTAACCCTGATGTGATGATCAAGAAGGTGGCCGAGCACTTTGGCTACATGAAGCCTAAAACAGTGCCTGCTTACACCTTCGCGCCTGAGGCTCCTATCACCAGCCCGGTACAGCGCGAAGTTTTCGGTCCGAATCCGGAGAACCTTACTATCGCTTACCGCTTCCCTGGCGCAAGCACGAGGGATGCACGTATGCTAAGCCTGGTTGGCTCTATCCTTACCAATGGCAAAGCAGGCTTGTTCGACCTTGACCTTACCAAAAAACAAAAGCTGCTGAGTGCATCTGCATTCCCGTATATATTAAAAGATTATAGCGCGCTGATGCTGCGCGGCAACCCGGTTAAAGGGCAGTCTCTTGATGATGTGAAAGCACTTATGCTGGCCGAGATTGATAAGCTGAAAAAAGGCCAGTTCTCTGATGATCTGGTACAATCCATAGTAAACAACCAGAAAAAGGGAATTATAGAACAAAACGAAAGTTACGGTCAGCGCGCGGGCAACCTCATGAATGACTTTACGTCGGGTATAGACTGGCGGGTGGATGTGGCCGGAATAAGCGAGCTGAGCAAAGTTACTAAAGCTCAGGTTGTGGCCTTTGCTAACAAGTACCTCAACGATAACAATTACGTGATTGTGTACAAACGCCAGGGCGAGGACAAGAACGTGGTAAAAGTAGAGAAACCGCCTATCACACCTGTGGAAGTGAACGCAGGTGAGCAATCGGCATTTGTAAAAACGATAAACGCTTTACCATCTAACCCTATTAAACCTTTGTTTTTGGATTACGATAAGGACATCCAACGTGCAAAGGCTGGTCCGGTTGATCTGCTATCGGTACAAAATAAAGACAATAGTATTTTTCGCCTTTACTACCGTTTTGATATGGGGAGCTGGAACAATAAGCTGCTGCCTTACGCTGCCTCCTACCTTCAGTTTTTAGGTACTGATAAAATGAGTTCAGAAGATATCAGCAAGGCATTTTACAAGCTTGCGTCCACCTTTAACATCAGCACCAGCAACGAGTACACCACTGTTAACATAGGCGGTCTTCAGGAAAACTTTAACGCTACTGTAACACTATTTGAAAACCTGCTGGCTAACTGTAAGGCAGACGAACAAGCACTTGCCAGCTACAAAGCCCGCCTGAAAAAGTCAAGAGAGAACGCCAAGTTAAATAAGAGTGCCATTATGCAGGGCCTAGTTAATTATGCGCAATACGGCATCAATAACCCTTTCAATAATGTACTTACCGACGAAGAACTTGACAACATAAAAGCACAGGACCTTGTTGATATTTTACATAGCCTGGCCAATTACAAGCACATTGCCCTTTACTATGGCCCTCAAACAGCCGTACAAACAGGCGCCGCGCTGGCTAAACTGCACAAAGTGCCTGCAACATTTACCGCCTATCCGGTGGCAAAGAAATTTACACGTGTGAAACCTGCAGAAAACCAGGTTCTTTTCGCCAATTACGACATGGTACAGGCCGAGATCAACTGGATACGCAACGAAGAACTGTACGATGCAGAAAAGACTGCTACAGCCGACCTGCTGAATAACTATTTCGGCGGGGGAATTAGTTCAATTGTATTCCAGAATATCCGCGAATCAAAGGCGCTGGCTTACTCTACCTATGCATATTATAGCCAGGCATCAAAGATGGGGCAAAATGATACGTTTGTGGCCTATGTGGGTACCCAAGCCGACAAGATGAACGATGCTATAAAGGCAATGAACGAGTTGTTGAACAACATGCCTGAGTCTGAGAAAGGATTGCTCGCTGCGCGTGATAACGTTCGTAAATCTATAGAGACCGAACGCGTTACCCAGGACGATATCCTGTTTAATTACCTGGATGCGAAACAAAAAGGATTAAACTACGATATTAGGAAAAATACTTTTGCGGCAAGCAGTAAACTCAGCCTTGCCGATGTTAAAGCTTTTCACGATACAGAACTGAAGGATAAACCATACACTTATTGCATAGTTGCTTCTGAGAAAAGAGTTAGCGAAGAAGACCTTAAAAAATACGGCTCGGTATCTAAGCCCGACCTTAAAACCATATTTGGTTATTAA
- a CDS encoding response regulator, translating to MRRILAVDDDNDILEVLQFILEDSGYEVETLSDGRKLMDVIREKHPDLILLDIMLGNMDGRELCKTLKQSIEMNDIPVILISASHNIAAPLNQDGAPNDFIAKPFDINHLLNKIKTHLKAA from the coding sequence ATGCGACGGATATTAGCGGTAGATGACGATAACGATATATTAGAGGTTCTACAATTTATACTTGAAGACTCGGGCTACGAGGTGGAAACGCTTAGTGATGGCCGAAAATTAATGGATGTTATTAGGGAAAAACACCCTGATCTCATTTTGCTCGACATAATGCTTGGTAACATGGATGGTCGTGAGTTATGCAAAACACTTAAGCAAAGCATTGAGATGAATGATATACCTGTTATCCTGATATCTGCTAGCCACAATATTGCCGCTCCTTTAAACCAGGATGGTGCTCCAAATGATTTTATTGCAAAACCGTTTGACATCAATCACCTGCTCAATAAAATAAAAACTCATTTAAAAGCTGCCTGA
- a CDS encoding carbon-nitrogen hydrolase family protein, whose product MKIALATPPFPKSIQDGLGLVKDFSNEAANKGAGIVCFPESFIPGYPMPGYSVEKSSPKNMQDALDTVCKIAAESKIAIIIPMDWFSVGDRLNVAYVVSGTGEILGYQAKNQLDPSEDVIWTAGTQRQLFEIDGLTFGITICHEGFRYPESVRWAASRGAQVVFHPHFTGSNMDGIQLSEWGAKTNPYYEKAMMMRAMENTIYFASVGYAMKYQESASSIVAPDGTCAAYQPYGEAGVIVAEVNPSLATGLLAKRFKPGLVL is encoded by the coding sequence ATGAAAATAGCACTTGCCACCCCGCCATTCCCTAAATCCATACAAGATGGCTTAGGCCTGGTTAAAGATTTTTCGAACGAAGCTGCGAATAAGGGGGCAGGTATTGTTTGCTTCCCTGAGTCGTTTATACCCGGATACCCTATGCCAGGGTATAGTGTAGAGAAGAGCTCACCCAAGAACATGCAGGACGCACTGGACACTGTGTGCAAGATAGCTGCTGAAAGCAAAATAGCCATCATCATCCCGATGGATTGGTTTAGCGTTGGTGATAGGTTAAATGTTGCATATGTAGTATCCGGTACGGGCGAGATACTGGGGTATCAGGCCAAAAATCAACTTGACCCATCTGAAGATGTTATCTGGACAGCCGGCACACAGCGACAGCTTTTCGAGATAGACGGATTGACCTTTGGTATAACCATTTGCCATGAAGGCTTCCGGTATCCTGAGTCGGTCAGGTGGGCAGCTTCGCGCGGGGCCCAGGTAGTTTTTCACCCGCACTTTACAGGCAGCAATATGGATGGTATACAGCTTAGTGAATGGGGCGCGAAAACAAACCCTTATTATGAAAAAGCCATGATGATGCGGGCCATGGAAAACACAATTTATTTCGCGAGCGTAGGTTACGCAATGAAGTATCAGGAATCTGCCAGTTCTATAGTAGCGCCTGATGGTACCTGCGCAGCTTACCAGCCTTACGGAGAAGCAGGCGTAATAGTAGCAGAAGTAAATCCTTCGTTGGCGACCGGGCTTTTGGCCAAACGTTTTAAGCCGGGACTGGTGCTTTGA